TATTTTTTCCACAGCTTATAACTGCTATTTTAGGAGAAGCTTCTTTTAGAAAATCCTCACTAGAAGAAGTTTTACTACCATGATGAGCTATTTTTAGTACATCACAGGAGATATCAAAACCAGCATTTAGAATCTTTTTTTCATCATCTTCTTCTGTATCTCCAGTAAATATGAATTTTGAATTTTTATAGGTTATTTTTGATACTATGGAATAATTATTTAAATTTTCATAGTAAGTTTTTGAAGGAGATAATATTTGAAAGTTTATATTTTCACCTAAATTTATATAAGATCCTGGCTCCAAAACAGTGATTTTCATATTTTTACTTTTTAACGTAGTTATAAGATCTTTAAATATGGAATCTGTAGGAGGATTATATATTTTTGGACCTATAAATTTACCTATTTTAAAATTCTCAATTACGGCTTCCATACCTCCAATATGATCTTCATGAGGATGAGTTCCTATGAGGTAATCTATTTTAGTTATTCCCTGTGTCTTTAAATAAGATACTACTTTATCTTCAGAAAATTTTGGACCAGCATCAATAAGAATATTTTTGTCATTGATTTGAATTAATTCACTATCTCCTTGCCCTACGTTAATATAGTGGACGGTCAATATATTAGGATTAGAATTTATTTTTACTATGGAAGGAGAGACGGATAGTTTACTTGTAATGGAGTCTAGTGGGAAATTACAGCTGCTAAGTAAAATTATATAAATAAATAAAATAATTATAGATATAATTTTTTTTACTTTTAAGTTCATTAGTTAGTTCTCCTAAATGACATTTATATATTATTTAATAAAAATTTTAAATTAGAATAAAAAGTTATTATTAAGTATTAACAATATGGTAAATAATAATCAATAATACAGCAGTATTTTTGCATTATATTTCAATAATTTTAATTAAATATTTAATAATATAAAATAATTGTAAAGATTGTTTTACAAATATAGTATAAATTGAAGTTTAAGTGTAAGTTAAGAAAGTTAAATTATAGTTTACTTGAAAAATATACGACAAATTAGTATAATTAAACTACACAGTACAAATTTTTATCTGATAAATTTATAAGATAATGCTCTTATGTTTTTTAGATATAGTGCATATACAATAAGAGAAGAGGTAAAGATCATTATGTTTTTTTTCAAATACATCTATATTTTAGTACTAATGTTTTTAACCATATTTTTAAGGTTATATTTTTTTGTCCTAAAGAGGATAAAGTCTCGTGAGAAATATGATACAGCCTTATATAAAGTAGTAAATGGTTGGGCTGCTCATATATTAAAAGTTATAGGTATAAGTGTCAGTGTAAAGGGAATGGAAAATTTACCAGAGGGTAATTGTTTAGTGGTATCAAATCATCAAAGTAATGCAGATTTTCTAATACTCATGGCAAAGTTAGATAAGCAGATGGGATTTATGGCGAAAAAGGAGATACTTAAGCTTCATATAGTAGGTACTTGGATGAAAGCCATGCATTGTGTGTTTATAGACAGGGAGGACATAAGAGAATCTTTAAGAGCCATTAATCATGGAATAGATAATTTAGAAAATGGCTATAGCATGGTGATTTTTCCAGAAGGAACTAGAAGTAAAAGTCACAATTTAGGTGAATTTAAAAAGGGAAGTATGAAAATGGCTACTAAATCTACAGTACCTATAGTACCAGTAGTTTTAGATAATACATTTAAGGTTTTTGAAGAGAGTAAGGGACAGTTAAAATCTGCAAAAGTAAGTATGTCTATATTAAAACCTATAAATGTGAAAGAATTGACTAAAGAAGAGAAAGTTAATTTAGCGGAAATAGTAAGAGAAAAAATACAAGCAGAATTAAATATTTTAGAAGAAAAATATGATTAAATTATACATTAATCTATGAATTAAATTTTGCAGCAAAGATTTTTTTATAATTATAAATATAAAATAGTAATAAAAAAACATCACTATATTTAGCACATTGTTAAATATAGTGATGTTTTTATAAAATTCATTAATTTTTATGAAATTCATAATTGCAACAAATGAATTTTAAGTTTCATTATTCAAAGCTAATTTGCTAAAATCGAAGGAAAAAAATCTTATGTATAAGTATTCAGTATTTAACTATTAGGATAAAATTTAAGGAACAATATTCTTAAGAATTAATATTATAGATATAACATATGAAATATTTAAGGTCCATATCTGCAAATAATGAAATATTTAGGGTTACAATTATAAAAAAACTGTGGTAAAATATTTTAGTAAATATTAAAAAAGATTATATTTTTATAATATTTATTCATAAAGCTTCACAAAATTCAGTAAAAGTAGTAAAATAATTATTAAAATATAATTTGTATAGACAAATTACTGTTATTACTTAAGTGAATTGAGGAGTGTCTTTACTTGCAATTTTACAATAAATGAGGAGTGATAGTGTGAAAGGTTTTGAATCTAATTTTAATAAAAATGATAACAGTATTGATTTCCATATAAAAGAAGTGGAAGAACCTAATTTATATAGAGATTTATTTCCATATTCAGAAATACCAAAGGTAAAATTTGATGGAAAAGCAGTTGAAATGGATTTGCCAGAGGATATTTGGATTACGGATACAACTTTTAGAGATGGTCAACAGTCTATGACTCCATTTAAAGTAGAACAAATAGTAAGACTTTTTAACTACTTACATGAACTTGATAATAACTCGGGAATAATAAGACAAACAGAATTTTTTACTTATACTAATAGAGATATAAAAGCTCTTGAAGAATGTATGGCTTTAGGATATAAGTTTCCGGAAATCACCACTTGGATTAGAGCTAATAAGGATGAACTTGCAAGGGTAAAAGAATTAGGCGTAAAGGAAACTGGTATGCTTATGTCCTGTTCTGATTATCATATTTTTAAAAAGCTTAAATTAAATAGACAAGGAGCTTTTAATAAATATGTTTCTGTAGTGGAAAAAGCATTAGAATATGGAATTGTTCCAAGAATACATTTAGAGGATATAACAAGAGCGGATTTCTTTGGATTTGTGGTTCCATTTGTAAATAAGCTTATGGATTTATCAAGACAATCTGGAATACAGGTAAAAATAAGAGCTTGTGATACTCTTGGAATGGGAATATCCTATGCATGTACAGCGGTTCCTAGAAGTATACAGAAGATAATAAGCGGACTTAAGAAATATTGTAATGTCCCATCTTCAGCTTTAGAATGGCATGGACATAATGACTTTTATAATGTAGTATCTGGTTCTTCTACAGCTTGGCTTTATGGTTGTTCCAGTGTAAATACTACGTTACTTGGAATTGGCGAGAGAACAGGAAATTGCCCACTAGAAGCCATGGTTATGGAATATGGTCAGATTAAAGGTAATACTAAAAATATGAATCTTCATGTAATTACAGAAGTAGCAAATTATTTTTGCTCAACTATGGGTTATGATATACCTGTAAGAACACCTTTTGTTGGAAGTGATTTTAATGTTACAAGAGCAGGTATCCATGCGGATGGAATACTAAAAGATGAAGAAATATATAATATATTTGATACTAATAAAATACTTGATAGACCAGTAGTAGTAGCAGTTAATGAATATTCTGGTCTTGCAGGAATTACAGCTTGGATAAATACTTATTTCAAATTAAGCGGTAGCGATAAAATAAGTAAAAGAGATGAAAGAGTAGCAGAGCTTAAGGAATGGGTAGATTCTCAATATGAAAATGGAAGAAGTACTGCTATAAGTAATAAGGAACTTGAACTAGTAGTAAAGCGAACTTTTCCAGAACTTATGTATGTAGAAGGCAGCTGTGTAGGATATAATAAATAGGAAATATAAATTAATCATAGATATTGAATATATACTTAATAATAAAGAATAGATTATAGAAATGAGGCTGTGCAAATGAGTAAAGAATATCAAATAACACTTATACCTGGAGATGGAATAGGGCCAGAGGTTACTGATGCGGCAAGACGTGTTATCGAAGCTTCTGGGGTAAAAATAAATTGGGATATAGTTGAAGCTGGAGAAAAAGTTATGGAAGAATATAATACACCTCTTCCAGACTATGTACTTGAAAGCATCAGTAAAAATAAAATTGCTCTTAAAGGACCAATAACTACGCCTGTAGGCAAGGGTTTTAGAAGTGTTAATGTAGCCTTAAGACAAAAGTTTAATCTATATGCTAACGTTAGACCAGTTAAGACTTATCCTGGTATAAAATCCAGATATACAGATGTGGATTTTGTGATTATTCGTGAAAACACAGAAGATTTATATGCTGGTATTGAGCATAAAATAGGTGATTATGCAGCAGAAAGTATAAAATTAATTACAAGACCAGCTAGTGAAAGAATAGCTAAATTTGCTTTTGAACTGGCTAAAAATGAAGGAAGAAAAAAGGTTACAGCAGTTCATAAGGCTAATATAATGAAATTTTCAGATGGATTGTTTTTAGAATCTGCAAGAAAGGTATCAGAAAGTTATAAGGATGTAGAATTTGAGGATGTAATTGTAGATGCCATGAGTATGAAGCTGGTACAGAATCCTGAGAGATACGACGTTTTAGTTCTTCCAAATCTTTATGGAGATATAATTTCTGATATGGGTGCAGGGCTTGTAGGGGGTCTTGGAGTAGTACCAGGAGCAAATATTGGTGAAGATATAGCTGTATTTGAGTCAGTACACGGTTCAGCACCAGATATAGCAGGAAAAGGACTTGCCAATCCTTTAGCTACTATACTATCAGGGGTTATGATGTTAAAACATATTGGAGAAATGGATGCAGCTAGTAGAATAGATGCAGCGGTAGAAAAAGTACTTCAGGAAGGAAACAAATTAACTTCTGATTTAGGTGGAAGCGTCAGCACTAGTGATTTTGCAGATGAAATAATCAAGAATTTATAGGATTCCTAAAAAAGAGTAGTGAATGGGCACTACTCTTTTGTATTATTTAAATACTCTTTTGAAGGTTCTATTATTCATTAATCTTGTATATATGCATAAGTTCATTATAGCTAAAGTTAATATTATCAATGCTTTTAAGGGTACAGATTAAAAAATAAGAGTATAATTATAAAAAACATTGCATATTTATAGAAAAATATTGCATAATTATAAAAAAGGATATATAATATCACTTGTAAAGTGTGAAGAGATTAACTGAATTATATATTGTGATTATAAAAATACATTGTATTTTAAGAAAATCTATTAATCATAATATATAATGTAAAAATGAGAAAAATTATATATTTTTATATAATGCGAAAGGATGATTTCATTATGAAAGATAAAGTTGTTTTAGCCTATTCAGGAGGATTGGATACTTCTATAATAATTCCATGGCTTAAGGAAAATTACGATTTAGATGTAATTGCAGTATGTGTAGATGTAGGGCAAAATGAAGACATGGAGGCTGTAA
This genomic window from Clostridium pasteurianum DSM 525 = ATCC 6013 contains:
- a CDS encoding ComEC/Rec2 family competence protein, producing the protein MNLKVKKIISIIILFIYIILLSSCNFPLDSITSKLSVSPSIVKINSNPNILTVHYINVGQGDSELIQINDKNILIDAGPKFSEDKVVSYLKTQGITKIDYLIGTHPHEDHIGGMEAVIENFKIGKFIGPKIYNPPTDSIFKDLITTLKSKNMKITVLEPGSYINLGENINFQILSPSKTYYENLNNYSIVSKITYKNSKFIFTGDTEEDDEKKILNAGFDISCDVLKIAHHGSKTSSSEDFLKEASPKIAVISCGKNNDYGHPNKTILDRLKSINCKIYRTDLNGDIVITSDGNNIRKLE
- a CDS encoding lysophospholipid acyltransferase family protein — translated: MFFFKYIYILVLMFLTIFLRLYFFVLKRIKSREKYDTALYKVVNGWAAHILKVIGISVSVKGMENLPEGNCLVVSNHQSNADFLILMAKLDKQMGFMAKKEILKLHIVGTWMKAMHCVFIDREDIRESLRAINHGIDNLENGYSMVIFPEGTRSKSHNLGEFKKGSMKMATKSTVPIVPVVLDNTFKVFEESKGQLKSAKVSMSILKPINVKELTKEEKVNLAEIVREKIQAELNILEEKYD
- a CDS encoding 2-isopropylmalate synthase, translating into MRSDSVKGFESNFNKNDNSIDFHIKEVEEPNLYRDLFPYSEIPKVKFDGKAVEMDLPEDIWITDTTFRDGQQSMTPFKVEQIVRLFNYLHELDNNSGIIRQTEFFTYTNRDIKALEECMALGYKFPEITTWIRANKDELARVKELGVKETGMLMSCSDYHIFKKLKLNRQGAFNKYVSVVEKALEYGIVPRIHLEDITRADFFGFVVPFVNKLMDLSRQSGIQVKIRACDTLGMGISYACTAVPRSIQKIISGLKKYCNVPSSALEWHGHNDFYNVVSGSSTAWLYGCSSVNTTLLGIGERTGNCPLEAMVMEYGQIKGNTKNMNLHVITEVANYFCSTMGYDIPVRTPFVGSDFNVTRAGIHADGILKDEEIYNIFDTNKILDRPVVVAVNEYSGLAGITAWINTYFKLSGSDKISKRDERVAELKEWVDSQYENGRSTAISNKELELVVKRTFPELMYVEGSCVGYNK
- a CDS encoding isocitrate dehydrogenase (NAD(+)), which gives rise to MSKEYQITLIPGDGIGPEVTDAARRVIEASGVKINWDIVEAGEKVMEEYNTPLPDYVLESISKNKIALKGPITTPVGKGFRSVNVALRQKFNLYANVRPVKTYPGIKSRYTDVDFVIIRENTEDLYAGIEHKIGDYAAESIKLITRPASERIAKFAFELAKNEGRKKVTAVHKANIMKFSDGLFLESARKVSESYKDVEFEDVIVDAMSMKLVQNPERYDVLVLPNLYGDIISDMGAGLVGGLGVVPGANIGEDIAVFESVHGSAPDIAGKGLANPLATILSGVMMLKHIGEMDAASRIDAAVEKVLQEGNKLTSDLGGSVSTSDFADEIIKNL